Within Anopheles ziemanni chromosome 2, idAnoZiCoDA_A2_x.2, whole genome shotgun sequence, the genomic segment CATCGGCAATCGCTAAACAGTGCCGGGCACTCGCTAAACGATGCTGGGAAATCATGGTTACACCTTCTGCTCCCAAATTCAAAGACACACAAGCACGGAATGTTTTCACTACGaaataagaagaaaatttGTACTGATTAATCAGTCCTTATTTATCCCGCATAAATGATACTTACTATTGAGATCCCAAACTTCAAAGTCTCCATTAGCCAGTCCTATGAAAAACAGAGCTGCCCGGTCTAGACTCCATCGACCGGCTGTTATCACGACGCTTTTCTTCCGCCAAAATATTGGCGACCTGTAATCTGTCTCACTCCAAAGTGCCAACACGTGTCCGCCGATGGAAAGAAATGTATCTTTGAGGATGGGATTCCTTTCCAAGGCCACAACCGGTCCATCGTGGACGTGACTGTATGGTTGGGTGACCTGCATCGGCTCATCGGTAACCAAACTGCCCTGTTCAAAGTCATATCCTTCCCATATTCCTCCGAGCAGCGAACCAGTTAACGTTCCAAATCTGAGCATCATTGTGCAATCGTTGGGTAACGGTTTAAGCCGGTGTTTTATGCGTCGGGTGATATCTGTTCCACATTCCTCCGGCTGTGAGAGATACAGCGCCTCGTCTATGAGCACCGTGGTGATTGGGATATGACAAAGAACCTTAAACGTAGGATAGAACACGTTGTTCACACACTGGAAGATcgttttttccaccaccttgGATGCAGCTTTCTTCGAAGCGATCACTTTCTGTATGGCAGGACTCGAAAAGTCGAGATCCCAAAAGCAGACACTTCCGTCGAGCGATGAAGTCACTAAAAACCGGTGCAACTTTTCCGGTTGCTTCTTCAGATGGCCTGTGGTGGTGCAGAAATAGTTCCTTGGAAGCCATTTAATGCTGCTGATGGCTTTCCTTGAAGCGTGCTCTAATGAACTTAATGCTGCCGGTGCTACCGTACGATTAATCGATTCATCTGAGCTGTTTTCCATAAGCTGCGTTATTTGATTCCGATATTCATTAGACTCGCGGGCAGTTTCAAAGGCCATTTCTACGCCTTCAATTTCTCCCTTCAAGTCCCACAACGCTATTTGTCCATTGGCAAGCCCACCCACCAGGAGATCACCGTCGTACGGACAGAAGGACAGCGTCGTCACTTCGCGGATTGCTTTCAGCTCGAGCAATGGTTTCAGAGGGTTTGCGAAGGTCCACATTAAAATgggacatttttcaaaaataattcgGTGAACGACGTCTTTGGACGGATTCCGGGAGCTTTCGTTCTCCTTGGTGGATAGTGTTGCCAGCGTTTCAAAGGTGTATGATGCCACAAAAACTCCTGAAAGCTCTGGATGCCAGTCCATGGAGCAAACGATACGTCCCGCACAGATGGACCGATTCATAAACGAAAGCACTTCATCGATTCTAGGAGTTTGATATTTTTGGACACGTCCTTCTTCACCGATCTGATATTCGTTTTTGTACAAATCGATCAAGTTAAACTGTGCTTCTTTAGAAAGTGACTCCGACGAATTATCTAACCACTCTCGTGGAATTGTAGACGGATCAATGTGACTTTCCGAAGCATCAAACAGATACTGCGTAGCGGCATTCGTTGGAAAAGAAGGTTCCGTTTGAATGAAACGACTCTTTGCCGGTGACTTGACTTGCGTTCCTTGATCCGTAAGTCTCCTTGGCACATTCTTTGTCTTCCATTTGAAGGGCAAAAGTTCCACGAACCCATCGCGCACATCATCCACAGTTCTCAAGCGTATCTCTGCACCTTTTCTTACGGGATAAAGAGATACAGCTTCCGTTGCAACTTCCGGCACTTCCGGTACCCTTCTCCAGCTTTCAATTTCACGATCGGTACATTCACCAGCCCATCGTTTTTTGAACACTTTCTCGGTGAACAGGTTCAACCTTAAGCGTTGCAGCAGCTCCAACTTTCGCACGATCTCGCTGGCTTCGTTGATTTCCCGCACGTCGGCGTACACGAGAAAAACATCCTCCTGGCTGGACTTTTCCGGAACGTATTCAATCAGAATCAATGCCTCCGGTTCCAACTCTTGAAGCATTTCGAcgagtttcgtttctttttcatcagttggttGAAGGACATCTTGCAGTTTGTCCTTGATGATAGCTTTCCAGCGATGCTCATCGGTAATGTTGTGGCCAACCACGAGTCTTAGTTCCTCTTGCAATTTCGAGCTGTTGAAAAGCGCAAAGGTTAATGCTGTTGTGTTTGAATACTTAGTTCATACCCACCTGATGGTGATTTCTGTAACGTTCGGGAATGAGTGTAAACGGTTCCACGCATCTTTATCATCGAATCCGAAAACGCAACTAAAATCCTCTTCTTTAAGAAAATCCTCCGCCAGAGCGGGAGCCAACTCCAGTTCGTCCATCTTTGAATTTGTGACTAACACAGCCTACTTACTTCCTACCATATGTCCAG encodes:
- the LOC131292940 gene encoding dynein axonemal intermediate chain 3-like; its protein translation is MNRSICAGRIVCSMDWHPELSGVFVASYTFETLATLSTKENESSRNPSKDVVHRIIFEKCPILMWTFANPLKPLLELKAIREVTTLSFCPYDGDLLVGGLANGQIALWDLKGEIEGVEMAFETARESNEYRNQITQLMENSSDESINRTVAPAALSSLEHASRKAISSIKWLPRNYFCTTTGHLKKQPEKLHRFLVTSSLDGSVCFWDLDFSSPAIQKVIASKKAASKVVEKTIFQCVNNVFYPTFKVLCHIPITTVLIDEALYLSQPEECGTDITRRIKHRLKPLPNDCTMMLRFGTLTGSLLGGIWEGYDFEQGSLVTDEPMQVTQPYSHVHDGPVVALERNPILKDTFLSIGGHVLALWSETDYRSPIFWRKKSVVITAGRWSLDRAALFFIGLANGDFEVWDLNMKTFRACVSLNLGAEGVTMISQHRLASARHCLAIADGHANIRILSLASALVNPIPNEERTLRETIQHELTRKKDQLAWTEAYYKRNPIQTEVQLQTESKPKETEKENRASVHEAKPKNTRDIEKRMRLSDRLEQQYRAKHFQTLLGKLMQRRNVSPERMGREMRPEVERRKYNAEKRFAVEANVAKGDVDFANLQRVLRHAGKTTVDSVEWKGDLHKFKQNIANYCQVEAEAHEILRGHYLPEMENFTEVLMRGHERRDKVGVKVGTNMEHLVSYENKRSLRRRGLAPRTLLEDIKPLSEIVEESNEHDKPEDEPEIE